From Halotia branconii CENA392, the proteins below share one genomic window:
- a CDS encoding Hfq-related RNA-binding protein, giving the protein MHTTEFDTTLPSIRQLQNLIKQAAVIEFKLVTGDLLTGKVAWQDPNCVCIVDENNQQSTICKQAIAYFQPKS; this is encoded by the coding sequence ATGCACACAACTGAATTTGATACGACGCTACCTAGCATCCGGCAATTGCAAAACCTGATTAAACAAGCAGCAGTGATAGAGTTCAAACTGGTAACAGGCGATCTGCTAACAGGTAAGGTTGCATGGCAAGATCCAAATTGCGTATGTATTGTCGATGAAAATAATCAGCAATCCACAATTTGTAAACAAGCGATCGCCTACTTCCAGCCTAAGAGTTAG
- a CDS encoding cation:proton antiporter, translating to MQEDFRLIVDLVAVLAVAACGGLLASLLRQPVLLGYLIGGMIVGPAGLGLIKEVIQVETLAQFGVAFLLFALGVEFSFAELKKVKAIALGGGGLQIALTISVTVLVCGVTGAWGALPAKGVFLGSILSLSSTAVVLKCLIERNETETPHGQVMLGILVVQDLALGLMIAVLPALNQPAETIGIAVLTALLRIGLFAAGAVATGIWLIPPLLRLLARTESRELFLLGVVTLCLGIALLTESLGLSIEMGAFVAGLMISEVEYADQTLTYVEPLRDIFASLFFAAIGMLIDPGFLWNNLELILGLVAIVFVGKFLIITPLVMLFRYPLKTALIAGLGLAQIGEFSFVLASEGQVLGLVSRRIYLLILGTTAVTLIITPFVLRLVPFLFNLAESMPWLKPYLAGEGQARDVSEDLPSKDHVVVCGYGRVGRNLVRLLHQHDLPVVVIDQSERRIQQLREAGVPYVYGNGVSFHVLETAGVNYAKGMAITLPDPMSIRLCLKRALELHPELDLVVRATQDKNIEVLYQLGAREVVQPEFEASIEMATYLLTGLGLSPAVVQQEMQQIRNDHYLDLRPERSASEVSRDLRQATRDLNRRWYSLPSASPLIGMSLEEADIRYLTGVSLMAIRRSSGEEIDYPNAQTRLEDGDRLLVVGATEEIAALEVFTKGQVAVPGENSACQWITVNSDSPILGQTLAALNTHEESEVKVQAMRRDGKFIRFPDRKMDIRTYDQLLLCGNLPSLNQLQPLFAASSKVPLSMPKLKTGEPQSLKENLRTNS from the coding sequence GTGCAAGAAGATTTTAGACTAATCGTTGATTTAGTTGCAGTTCTCGCCGTCGCCGCCTGTGGTGGACTGTTGGCATCGCTGTTGCGACAACCCGTGCTACTGGGATATCTCATTGGTGGGATGATTGTCGGCCCAGCGGGACTGGGGCTGATTAAAGAAGTTATTCAAGTAGAAACTCTGGCTCAATTTGGAGTCGCCTTTTTATTGTTTGCTTTGGGAGTGGAATTTTCCTTTGCAGAACTGAAAAAAGTCAAAGCGATCGCATTGGGAGGGGGTGGGCTACAAATTGCCTTGACGATTTCGGTCACGGTTTTAGTATGTGGGGTAACGGGAGCCTGGGGAGCCTTACCAGCAAAGGGTGTATTTCTGGGGTCAATTTTGTCCTTGTCTTCTACAGCAGTTGTTCTGAAATGCTTGATAGAACGCAATGAAACTGAAACCCCTCATGGACAAGTGATGTTGGGTATTTTAGTAGTGCAGGACTTGGCTTTGGGACTGATGATCGCAGTATTGCCAGCCCTCAACCAACCAGCCGAAACTATTGGTATAGCAGTATTAACAGCACTACTGCGAATTGGTTTATTTGCCGCCGGTGCAGTAGCCACCGGAATTTGGCTAATACCCCCTTTATTACGATTGTTAGCCCGCACCGAAAGCCGAGAACTATTTTTACTCGGTGTAGTCACGTTGTGTTTAGGTATTGCTCTTTTGACTGAGAGTTTGGGCTTATCTATTGAAATGGGGGCATTTGTTGCCGGTTTGATGATTTCGGAAGTAGAGTATGCCGACCAAACCTTAACTTATGTAGAGCCACTACGAGATATTTTTGCTAGTTTATTTTTTGCTGCTATTGGCATGTTAATTGATCCAGGATTTTTGTGGAACAACCTGGAATTGATTTTAGGATTAGTGGCAATAGTTTTTGTAGGAAAATTTTTGATTATCACGCCCTTGGTGATGCTGTTTCGCTATCCTTTAAAAACAGCCTTAATCGCTGGGTTAGGACTGGCTCAAATTGGGGAATTTTCCTTTGTTCTTGCCAGTGAAGGGCAAGTTCTAGGGTTAGTGTCCCGCAGAATATATTTATTAATTTTGGGAACCACAGCAGTCACACTCATAATTACCCCCTTTGTGCTGCGGTTAGTCCCATTTTTATTTAACTTAGCTGAATCAATGCCTTGGCTAAAACCTTATTTAGCAGGGGAAGGTCAAGCACGGGATGTATCGGAAGATTTACCATCGAAAGATCATGTCGTAGTCTGCGGTTATGGGCGAGTAGGCAGAAATTTGGTGCGGTTGTTGCACCAACATGACTTACCTGTAGTAGTTATCGACCAATCAGAACGAAGAATACAGCAGTTGCGTGAGGCTGGCGTACCTTATGTTTATGGCAACGGTGTCAGTTTCCACGTTCTTGAAACCGCTGGAGTCAATTATGCCAAAGGCATGGCCATTACTCTTCCTGACCCCATGAGCATTCGTCTTTGCTTGAAACGGGCTTTGGAATTGCACCCAGAATTAGATTTGGTTGTCCGTGCAACTCAAGATAAAAATATTGAAGTGCTTTACCAATTGGGAGCTAGGGAAGTTGTACAACCAGAATTTGAAGCCAGTATAGAAATGGCAACTTATCTCTTAACTGGCTTAGGCTTGTCGCCAGCAGTAGTGCAACAAGAAATGCAGCAAATCCGCAATGATCATTATTTAGATTTGCGCCCTGAGCGTTCTGCGTCAGAGGTTTCCCGTGATTTACGCCAAGCAACCCGCGATCTTAATCGTCGTTGGTATTCTTTGCCATCAGCTTCACCTTTGATTGGCATGAGCTTAGAAGAAGCGGATATCCGCTACTTGACAGGGGTGAGTTTGATGGCGATTCGTCGTTCTAGCGGCGAGGAAATAGATTATCCGAACGCTCAAACTCGATTAGAAGATGGCGATCGCTTGCTGGTAGTAGGAGCAACCGAGGAAATAGCTGCTTTAGAAGTATTCACAAAAGGACAGGTGGCTGTTCCTGGAGAAAATAGCGCTTGTCAGTGGATTACAGTCAATTCTGATTCTCCAATTCTTGGTCAAACCCTTGCAGCTTTAAATACCCATGAGGAATCTGAGGTAAAGGTACAGGCGATGCGACGAGATGGTAAGTTTATCCGCTTTCCTGATCGCAAAATGGACATACGAACTTATGATCAATTGCTGTTATGCGGTAACTTGCCAAGTTTAAATCAATTACAACCATTGTTTGCTGCCAGCAGCAAAGTGCCTCTATCAATGCCAAAATTGAAAACTGGTGAGCCACAATCCCTCAAGGAGAATTTAAGAACTAACTCTTAG
- the dapF gene encoding diaminopimelate epimerase — protein sequence MAIEFTKYHGLGNDFILIDNRLSSLPVLTPEQAIKLCDRHFGIGADGVIFALPGENGTDYTMRIFNSDGSEPEMCGNGIRCLAGFLADLEGESRNKDLYRIHTLAGTITPQLMPDNQVKVDMGLPRLLAKEIPTTITSAEEKVINQPLEVAGQTWEVTCVSMGNPHCITFVADVAAIPLESIGPQFEHHPAFPQRTNTEFIQVVRQDYLKMRVWERGAGITLACGTGACASLVAGVLTGKCDRTATIELPGGLLKIEWSEVDQRIYMTGPAERVFTGHIMFN from the coding sequence ATGGCAATTGAATTTACTAAGTATCACGGTTTAGGAAACGACTTCATTTTAATTGACAATCGCTTGTCATCCCTTCCAGTACTGACTCCAGAGCAAGCAATTAAGTTGTGCGATCGCCACTTTGGTATCGGTGCTGATGGTGTAATTTTTGCTTTACCAGGAGAAAACGGCACTGACTACACCATGCGAATTTTTAACTCCGATGGCTCAGAACCGGAAATGTGTGGTAATGGGATTCGCTGTTTAGCGGGATTTTTGGCAGACTTAGAGGGTGAATCCCGAAATAAAGATTTATACCGTATTCATACCCTAGCTGGTACGATTACGCCCCAGTTGATGCCTGATAATCAAGTAAAGGTAGATATGGGTTTACCCAGGCTGCTAGCTAAAGAAATTCCCACTACCATTACATCTGCTGAAGAAAAAGTAATTAATCAGCCGCTAGAAGTTGCAGGACAAACTTGGGAAGTTACCTGTGTCAGTATGGGCAATCCTCACTGTATTACCTTTGTGGCAGATGTGGCTGCAATTCCTTTGGAAAGTATAGGCCCTCAGTTTGAACATCACCCAGCTTTTCCTCAACGCACAAACACTGAATTTATTCAAGTAGTACGTCAAGATTACCTAAAAATGCGGGTATGGGAGCGAGGCGCTGGCATTACACTAGCTTGTGGAACTGGTGCTTGTGCTTCTTTAGTAGCTGGTGTGTTGACTGGAAAATGCGATCGCACAGCAACTATAGAATTACCGGGTGGCCTCTTAAAAATTGAATGGTCAGAAGTAGACCAAAGAATTTACATGACTGGCCCAGCCGAGCGAGTATTCACTGGTCATATCATGTTTAATTGA